A part of Setaria viridis chromosome 8, Setaria_viridis_v4.0, whole genome shotgun sequence genomic DNA contains:
- the LOC140220183 gene encoding uncharacterized protein, with the protein MPKPEPSTQNNNQNSLPTFGMIMPITGGSSLEFENKRQRRNYFREVNVIIDDGPPTKPEWAHMPITFTGEDFKLKTTSHNDAMVIKALIVGWTVGKVLVDTGSSADILFANAFREMNIDMNMLDPTDIALLGFGGKPVKALGKITLPVSFGDRDNARTEHINFDVVEMQYSYNAILGRGFITKMDATIR; encoded by the coding sequence ATGCCCAAGCCGGAGCCCAGCacacaaaacaacaaccaaaacTCCTTGCCTACCTTCGgaatgataatgccaatcactGGAGGCTCCTCACTAGAGTTTGAAAACAAGAGGCAGAGGCGGAACTACTTCAGAGAGGTCAACGTGATCATTGATGACGGACCCCCAACAaagccagaatgggcacacatgcccataaCCTTTACCGGAGAAGATTTCAAGCTCAAGACAACCTCGCACAATGATGCGATGGTTATCAAAGCATTGATAGTAGGCTGGACAGTAGGGAAAGTCCTGGTAGACACGGGCAGCTCCGCAGACATCCTCTTCGCAAATGCATTCAGAGAAATGAACATTGACATGAACATGCTCGACCCAACTGACATTGCGCTCCTCGGCTTCGGTGGAAAACCAGTGAAGGCCTTGGGAAAAATTACTCTCCCAGTTTCGTTTGGGGACCGTGATAATGCGAGGACAGAACACATCAACTTTGACGTGGTGGAGATGCAGTACTCCTACAACGCAATACTCGGCCGTGGCTTTATCACCAAAATGGACGCAACAATTAGATAG